From a region of the Cognatiyoonia koreensis genome:
- a CDS encoding gamma-glutamyl-gamma-aminobutyrate hydrolase family protein has protein sequence MRFRLLRPVIGIIGNHYLINDQYPAHAAGVMNSEAVAALCDAIPLIIPTDPRYGSTDEWMGICDGFVLTGGRPNVHPEEYGETETEAHGVFDRNRDSVVLPLVRACVAHGLPILSICRGFQELNVAMGGSLYPEIRDLPGRDNHRMPPDGTLEEKFAMRHIVKLTEGGPFHRILGSTEVLTNSLHGQGIKQPGERIVIDGTAPDGTPEAIYVAGAPGFTLGVQWHPEYEAAKDPVSRPLFESFGEAARAWKAGRALRRAG, from the coding sequence ATGAGGTTCAGACTATTGCGCCCTGTTATTGGCATCATCGGCAACCACTACCTGATCAACGATCAATACCCGGCTCACGCAGCAGGGGTCATGAATTCCGAGGCCGTCGCAGCGCTCTGTGACGCTATCCCGCTGATCATCCCGACCGACCCGCGATATGGGTCCACAGACGAATGGATGGGGATTTGTGACGGCTTTGTTCTGACTGGCGGTCGCCCAAATGTGCATCCCGAAGAATATGGCGAGACCGAGACCGAGGCCCATGGGGTTTTTGATCGCAACCGTGACTCGGTCGTTTTGCCGCTTGTGCGCGCATGTGTGGCGCATGGCTTGCCGATCCTGTCGATCTGCCGGGGGTTTCAGGAATTGAATGTCGCTATGGGCGGCTCGCTTTACCCTGAGATCCGCGATTTGCCCGGGCGCGACAATCACCGGATGCCGCCAGACGGGACGCTGGAAGAGAAATTCGCGATGCGCCACATCGTGAAGTTGACCGAGGGTGGACCTTTTCATCGTATTCTTGGCAGCACCGAAGTCCTGACCAATTCCTTGCACGGGCAGGGGATCAAACAGCCCGGAGAGCGCATCGTTATCGACGGCACCGCACCCGATGGGACGCCGGAGGCGATCTATGTCGCCGGTGCGCCCGGCTTTACATTAGGCGTGCAGTGGCATCCGGAATACGAAGCCGCCAAAGATCCGGTATCGCGGCCCTTGTTTGAGTCGTTCGGGGAGGCGGCACGCGCGTGGAAAGCTGGACGCGCATTGCGCCGCGCCGGCTGA
- a CDS encoding Hint domain-containing protein, with protein sequence MADVTINGTSGDDIIETTGENTDHEVNAGAGNDFIVDGGGTGSDDIFNGDAGDDNILGGSGNDTIDGGVGNDTVLGSEGDDTLLLNDNFGEDRVTGGEFQEITGDVLDASGMTTDATLTFGVDITVASDGGGPPGGGGGPPGGGGDGGGGPGDGGGDTVVKGATLASGTNFAEILEIESYVLGSGNDTVIDDDGDNIVNMGAGDDQFQITDAFGQDTLTGGEGGETDGDLVDGSALTAAATVTFTGDGVGTLTDGTNTVTFTEVERAETGAGADTVYGGSGTESVATNDGDDVFFFGDNFGNDIYVGGEGGETTGDTLDGTALTDAVTVAFTSDGGGTLSDGTDTMAFSEMEQISTGFGDDTVTGGTGNDTVNLNHGDDTFAVLDNFGNDTVDGGAGGETNGDFLDGSGLTTDATLILTTEDDGTLTSGTNTVNFTDFERFETGAGNDTVIGSASDDTFATNAGDDTVSVTAGSGTDTWDAGEGGETTGDTLDATALNGDTTVTFNNDGSGTLSDGIDGVNFQDVEVVLTGAGNDTITGSTGDETVAAGAGDDTFQIADGFGNDDLDAGETAETSGDRLDGSALTAGVTVTLTDAENGTISDGTDTLSFAGFEILETGSGNDTIVGSNDDDTIATNGGDDRFTLANGFGTDTFSAGSSGETTGDTIDGSALTDDTTVSFTGAQQGTLSAGTDSISFDDVERIETGSGNDTIASGAGDNSVATNAGDDTFIITDGFGTDSFDAGEGGETTGDRLDATGMTANATVTLTGDGDGTLTQGSNNVSFTDVELIETGSGDDDVTGGTGNDSVATGAGDDSFSVLDGFGDDIVDLGETGETNGDTLDGSGLTSDVTLNLAGGDAGTLSDGSGTVTFSGAENVETGAGDDVATGSSDDDTVDLNQGDDRFIIAEGFGNDSVDFGEGNQNNGGDTLDATGVTSDLTVTFTSGESGNATDGTNTLAFSGLENVETGSGNDTIISGSAGDNVSTNGGDDTFVVTNNFGNDQFDAGETSETTGDSLDASGVTSDITLNFSGAEQGSLSSQGDTLNFSGVESVTTGSGYDTITSGAGNDSVSSGAGDDVYILNNGFGDDTFDAGTGNEFDGDLVDGSNLTGDTTVTFTADGEGTLVDGADTLTFSNIEGVATGSGNDTIFGGTGDDVILAQDGDDTLVLTGNFGSDAILGGEGGESTGDKIDAGAITDDVTISFSGNEEGNLTAGTNNALFFEIEEIETGAGNDTFTGSSGNERIIANAGDDTFNVADNFGTDSFEAGSTGETTGDRIDASAMTAGATVALTGTGTGTLSQGANTLTFDGIEAIETGSGADTITGSSGNDTIVTNEGDDTLIVSDGFGDDTIAAGGGSDHVDGSALSTDATVNFTSAEAGTLSSGTDSVDFDDVEAVSTGSGNDTIIGSSGAETVSSGAGDDTFTINDGFGNDDLDAGSGGEMVGDTLDAGGLSIDATVQLNNNGTGSISAGGSTASLRDFENFETGTGNDTVSGSSRDETVSTGVGDDTFVIDDGFGDDSFDAGEGGDVNGDTIDASQVNSDINVNFSGNEDGTLTAGSNSLAFDNVENVVTGSGDDTFIGSTGNESVSAGTGDDTFVISDGFGQDTFNAGEGGFTSGDTIDGSALTDDATVRFNADEDGFVRAGTNQIDFTNVEIIETGSGNDTVFGDVGDDRVNTGAGDDRIIGLEGRDTFDTGAGDDTIFFAEGDSIDGGSGDDEFLLRDYGETSNNTITIDGGSENTIAGDVLRLGRLADLTTLNVNGLGNGSVTLKDGTLLNFTDIETVICFTPGTMIATPFGPRDIADLKIGDRVLTRDNGIQPIRWIQSRTVPACDRFAPIRIRPGVLTDQAQDLVVSPQHRMLFEGYRAELLFGESEVLVSAKHLVDGRFVTQDEGGDVTYIHMMCDKHEVVFANGAASESFHPGAVGLTAVSDEAREELFALFPELRSNPNGYGPTARRCLRKHETQLLSA encoded by the coding sequence GTGGCTGACGTAACAATCAACGGAACCTCTGGCGACGATATCATCGAAACCACAGGCGAAAACACCGATCACGAGGTCAATGCCGGCGCGGGCAATGACTTCATCGTTGATGGCGGTGGAACCGGTAGTGATGACATCTTCAACGGTGACGCAGGCGACGACAATATTCTGGGCGGATCCGGAAATGATACGATCGACGGCGGCGTTGGCAATGACACAGTTCTTGGCAGTGAAGGCGACGACACGCTCCTGCTGAACGACAACTTCGGTGAAGACCGTGTAACAGGCGGCGAATTCCAGGAAATCACAGGCGACGTGCTGGATGCATCCGGCATGACGACGGATGCCACACTGACCTTCGGCGTTGATATTACAGTTGCCAGCGATGGCGGTGGCCCTCCCGGTGGCGGAGGCGGCCCACCCGGTGGCGGCGGTGATGGCGGCGGTGGACCCGGCGATGGAGGCGGCGATACGGTTGTAAAAGGTGCGACACTCGCATCCGGCACCAATTTCGCCGAAATCCTTGAGATTGAATCCTATGTGCTCGGCTCTGGCAATGACACCGTCATCGATGATGACGGCGACAACATCGTCAACATGGGCGCGGGTGACGACCAGTTCCAGATCACCGATGCGTTCGGGCAGGACACGCTGACCGGCGGCGAAGGCGGCGAAACCGATGGCGATCTCGTCGATGGGTCCGCGCTAACGGCCGCGGCGACTGTAACGTTCACCGGCGATGGCGTCGGCACGCTGACTGACGGCACCAATACGGTTACCTTCACAGAAGTCGAACGTGCCGAAACAGGTGCCGGGGCCGACACAGTCTATGGCGGGAGCGGCACCGAAAGCGTAGCCACCAACGACGGCGACGATGTCTTCTTTTTCGGCGACAATTTCGGCAATGACATCTATGTCGGCGGCGAAGGCGGCGAAACAACCGGCGACACGCTGGATGGCACTGCATTGACGGATGCTGTCACCGTGGCATTTACCAGCGACGGTGGCGGCACGCTCAGCGACGGCACCGATACGATGGCATTCTCCGAGATGGAGCAGATCTCGACCGGTTTCGGCGACGACACTGTCACGGGTGGCACCGGGAACGACACGGTCAACCTCAACCACGGCGACGATACATTCGCAGTCCTCGACAACTTCGGCAACGACACCGTCGACGGCGGTGCTGGCGGCGAAACCAACGGTGACTTCCTCGATGGGTCCGGGCTGACAACAGACGCCACGCTTATCCTGACGACCGAAGACGACGGCACGTTGACGTCCGGCACGAACACCGTCAATTTCACTGATTTTGAACGGTTTGAAACTGGTGCGGGCAACGATACCGTTATCGGCAGCGCATCCGACGATACTTTCGCGACAAATGCGGGTGACGATACCGTCTCGGTCACCGCCGGGTCCGGCACCGACACCTGGGATGCTGGCGAAGGTGGTGAAACCACTGGCGACACGCTTGATGCAACCGCGCTGAATGGCGACACGACAGTCACGTTCAACAACGATGGCTCCGGCACGCTCAGCGACGGGATCGACGGCGTGAATTTTCAGGACGTTGAAGTCGTTCTGACCGGTGCTGGCAACGACACGATCACCGGCAGCACCGGAGATGAGACAGTCGCGGCCGGGGCTGGCGACGATACGTTCCAGATTGCCGACGGCTTTGGAAACGACGATCTGGATGCTGGCGAAACTGCCGAGACTTCAGGGGATCGGTTGGATGGCTCGGCCCTGACAGCAGGCGTGACCGTCACACTGACAGATGCCGAAAATGGCACGATAAGCGATGGCACCGACACACTGTCCTTCGCAGGCTTTGAAATCCTTGAAACCGGGTCAGGCAACGACACGATTGTCGGAAGCAATGATGACGATACGATCGCGACGAACGGCGGGGACGATCGCTTCACGCTCGCCAACGGGTTTGGCACAGACACGTTCTCTGCGGGATCGAGCGGTGAAACCACAGGCGATACCATCGACGGCTCCGCCCTCACCGATGATACAACCGTCAGCTTCACCGGCGCACAGCAAGGTACGTTAAGTGCGGGCACGGACAGCATCAGTTTTGACGATGTGGAACGGATCGAAACCGGTTCTGGCAACGACACGATCGCGTCCGGCGCGGGTGACAATTCGGTCGCCACAAACGCAGGCGATGACACTTTCATAATTACTGACGGCTTTGGCACCGACAGCTTCGATGCGGGCGAAGGCGGCGAAACGACGGGTGACCGGCTCGATGCTACGGGGATGACCGCCAACGCGACCGTCACACTCACGGGTGACGGTGACGGTACGCTGACGCAAGGCAGCAACAACGTTTCCTTTACTGACGTCGAACTGATCGAAACAGGTTCAGGTGACGACGATGTAACAGGCGGGACCGGAAACGACAGCGTCGCGACAGGTGCCGGCGACGACAGCTTCAGCGTCCTGGATGGCTTTGGCGACGACATCGTTGATCTCGGCGAAACCGGTGAAACCAATGGCGACACGCTTGATGGGTCCGGTCTGACCAGCGATGTGACACTGAACCTTGCGGGCGGGGACGCTGGAACGCTGAGCGATGGTAGCGGCACCGTTACTTTCAGCGGTGCGGAAAATGTCGAAACCGGCGCAGGCGACGACGTCGCCACCGGGTCGTCCGATGACGATACCGTTGATCTGAACCAGGGCGACGACAGATTTATCATTGCCGAAGGCTTTGGCAACGACAGCGTTGATTTCGGCGAAGGCAATCAGAACAACGGCGGCGATACGCTGGATGCAACCGGCGTGACCAGTGACCTGACGGTGACCTTCACATCCGGTGAGTCTGGAAACGCGACGGACGGCACAAACACGCTGGCCTTCAGCGGCCTTGAAAACGTCGAAACCGGATCTGGAAACGATACGATCATCAGCGGCAGCGCCGGTGACAACGTGTCCACCAATGGCGGCGACGATACGTTCGTCGTTACAAACAATTTCGGAAATGATCAGTTCGACGCCGGTGAGACATCGGAAACAACCGGCGACAGCCTTGATGCAAGCGGTGTGACCAGCGACATCACGCTGAACTTCAGTGGCGCGGAACAGGGCTCGCTTTCATCTCAGGGCGATACGCTCAATTTCTCAGGGGTCGAGTCGGTCACGACCGGTTCAGGATATGACACGATCACATCTGGGGCGGGCAACGACAGCGTCTCATCCGGTGCAGGCGATGATGTCTACATCCTCAACAACGGTTTTGGCGATGACACATTCGACGCCGGCACGGGGAACGAATTCGACGGCGATCTGGTCGATGGCAGCAACCTGACAGGGGACACCACGGTTACCTTCACCGCAGATGGCGAAGGCACATTGGTTGATGGTGCGGACACGCTGACTTTCAGCAACATCGAAGGGGTTGCAACAGGTTCCGGCAACGACACGATCTTCGGCGGCACCGGCGACGATGTCATCCTTGCGCAGGATGGCGACGATACGCTGGTCCTGACCGGAAATTTCGGAAGCGACGCCATCCTTGGTGGGGAAGGTGGTGAATCGACGGGCGACAAGATTGATGCCGGCGCAATAACTGATGACGTGACCATCTCTTTCTCTGGTAACGAAGAAGGCAACCTGACCGCTGGTACAAACAATGCCCTTTTCTTCGAGATCGAAGAAATCGAGACCGGCGCAGGCAACGATACATTCACCGGAAGTTCCGGCAATGAAAGGATCATCGCTAACGCAGGCGACGATACGTTCAATGTCGCTGACAACTTCGGGACGGACAGTTTCGAGGCCGGCAGTACGGGCGAAACAACGGGCGACCGGATCGATGCATCGGCCATGACGGCCGGGGCGACCGTGGCTTTGACGGGTACGGGCACAGGCACGCTGTCCCAAGGTGCCAACACGCTGACCTTCGACGGTATTGAAGCCATTGAAACCGGCAGTGGCGCGGATACGATCACAGGCAGCAGCGGCAACGACACCATCGTCACGAATGAGGGTGATGACACATTAATCGTTTCCGACGGTTTCGGTGACGACACGATTGCAGCAGGCGGTGGCAGCGACCACGTCGACGGCAGCGCGCTTAGCACCGATGCGACGGTCAATTTTACGTCTGCCGAGGCAGGTACGCTCTCGTCTGGGACGGACAGCGTAGATTTTGACGATGTCGAGGCGGTGAGCACCGGCAGCGGCAATGATACAATCATCGGCAGCAGTGGCGCGGAAACCGTCAGCTCTGGCGCGGGCGATGACACATTCACGATCAACGACGGGTTCGGCAACGATGATCTTGATGCCGGTTCCGGCGGTGAAATGGTTGGGGATACGCTCGACGCGGGTGGTCTTAGCATCGATGCAACGGTCCAGCTGAACAACAACGGCACAGGCAGCATTTCTGCTGGCGGCAGCACAGCGTCGCTACGCGATTTCGAGAACTTCGAAACCGGAACCGGCAACGACACCGTGTCAGGCAGCAGCCGCGACGAAACGGTCAGCACAGGTGTTGGCGACGACACATTCGTGATCGATGACGGGTTCGGCGACGACAGCTTTGATGCAGGCGAAGGCGGCGACGTAAACGGCGACACCATCGACGCAAGTCAGGTGAACAGCGATATCAACGTCAACTTTTCTGGCAACGAAGACGGCACATTGACGGCTGGCAGCAATTCGCTGGCGTTCGACAACGTCGAAAACGTCGTCACTGGATCGGGCGACGATACATTCATCGGCAGCACCGGCAATGAAAGCGTCAGCGCAGGCACGGGTGATGATACCTTCGTCATCAGTGACGGGTTCGGGCAAGATACGTTCAATGCAGGCGAAGGTGGCTTCACATCGGGCGACACGATTGACGGCTCTGCACTGACCGATGATGCCACGGTGCGCTTTAATGCCGACGAAGACGGATTTGTGCGCGCCGGCACAAATCAAATCGACTTTACGAACGTCGAAATAATCGAAACGGGGTCCGGCAACGATACGGTTTTCGGTGATGTCGGGGACGACAGGGTCAATACCGGCGCTGGCGACGACCGGATCATCGGCTTGGAAGGCCGCGATACATTTGATACCGGCGCTGGTGACGACACGATCTTCTTTGCCGAAGGTGACAGCATCGACGGCGGGTCCGGCGATGATGAATTCCTGCTGCGCGATTACGGCGAAACGAGCAACAACACGATCACCATCGACGGCGGATCCGAAAACACGATCGCTGGCGACGTATTGCGCCTTGGGCGTTTGGCCGATCTGACAACGCTCAACGTGAACGGGCTGGGCAACGGCTCAGTCACGCTCAAAGACGGGACGCTTCTGAATTTCACCGATATTGAAACGGTGATCTGCTTTACGCCGGGTACGATGATCGCGACGCCCTTTGGACCTCGCGACATTGCCGACCTGAAAATTGGCGATCGCGTCCTGACCCGCGACAACGGAATCCAACCGATCCGTTGGATTCAAAGCCGCACAGTCCCTGCTTGCGACCGCTTTGCTCCAATACGCATTCGCCCCGGTGTTTTGACAGATCAAGCGCAGGATTTGGTTGTGTCACCCCAGCACAGGATGCTGTTCGAAGGTTATCGCGCTGAACTTCTGTTCGGTGAATCCGAAGTCCTGGTATCAGCAAAGCACCTTGTCGACGGACGTTTTGTTACACAAGACGAAGGCGGCGACGTGACCTATATTCACATGATGTGCGACAAGCACGAGGTCGTCTTTGCCAATGGGGCCGCTTCGGAAAGCTTCCACCCCGGCGCAGTCGGCCTGACGGCGGTCTCTGATGAAGCCCGCGAGGAGCTGTTTGCGCTCTTCCCCGAATTGCGCAGCAACCCGAACGGCTATGGACCAACAGCGCGGCGGTGCCTGCGCAAGCACGAAACACAGTTGCTCTCTGCCTGA
- a CDS encoding GlcG/HbpS family heme-binding protein, translating into MAEISTSKARTIIRKAMAKGEQMGFKPLSVVVLDAGGHVKAFERADGASSGRFGIAQGKAYGAVMLGMPGSAQMARAEQQAYFMAAVNGVYGGQVVPVPGGILVRDKRGNLIGAVGVTGDTSDNDVIAGMAGINAAGLTGDA; encoded by the coding sequence ATGGCAGAAATCAGTACCTCTAAGGCACGCACCATCATTCGCAAGGCGATGGCGAAAGGCGAGCAAATGGGGTTCAAGCCGCTGTCTGTCGTCGTGTTGGATGCGGGCGGTCACGTCAAAGCGTTCGAACGCGCTGATGGCGCGTCTTCGGGCCGTTTTGGAATTGCCCAAGGCAAGGCTTACGGCGCTGTCATGTTGGGGATGCCGGGGTCGGCACAGATGGCGCGCGCGGAACAGCAGGCCTATTTCATGGCTGCTGTGAATGGTGTCTATGGTGGGCAAGTTGTTCCTGTGCCAGGCGGTATCCTCGTGCGCGACAAACGCGGCAATCTGATTGGGGCGGTTGGTGTGACCGGTGATACATCCGACAATGATGTTATTGCCGGTATGGCCGGAATCAACGCCGCCGGGCTGACCGGGGACGCATGA